In Salinigranum marinum, one DNA window encodes the following:
- a CDS encoding APC family permease: MAEKIGLFESVSIAVGGMVGGGIFAVLGVVAGAAGPTSWLAFVLAGVVAACAGYSFVRLNDLIDGTGGPITYIEQFTGNTTLAGMAGWTFVIGYVGTMGLYAYAFGGYVTELIGVSTVYGVPLRPVWSLLAVASFVALNVLGAHASGRTEDVLVGLKVLILLVFGLGGTYYAFSNGELSSGLSSLGGGPIIAAAIAFVAFEGWELLMFDQDSIAEPKRTVRKAIYLSIAIATGLYVLVAIPTTNLLTPAAIQQHSETALAIAAEPFLGRIGFVLISVAALFSTGSALNATLFSASRLSKQMIAENLLPQQLERDDGDEPVRALLLLGVLTGGLVTVGSLNAISSFASLSFITIFGAISALALRERSGWRTAVVPAIGSVGAVGTTVALLWHLYDTEPGVFVTVLVLVVAVAGVELLYFERQPLEEWVEAAEG; this comes from the coding sequence ATGGCCGAGAAGATCGGACTCTTCGAGTCGGTTTCGATAGCCGTCGGTGGGATGGTGGGCGGTGGCATCTTCGCCGTGCTTGGCGTCGTCGCAGGTGCTGCCGGGCCGACGTCCTGGCTCGCCTTCGTCCTCGCGGGCGTCGTCGCGGCCTGTGCAGGGTACTCGTTCGTCAGACTCAACGACCTCATCGACGGGACAGGCGGCCCGATCACCTACATCGAGCAGTTCACCGGCAACACGACGCTCGCTGGGATGGCTGGCTGGACGTTCGTCATCGGGTACGTCGGCACCATGGGGCTGTACGCCTACGCCTTCGGCGGCTACGTCACCGAACTCATTGGCGTGAGCACCGTGTACGGCGTCCCGCTCCGTCCGGTGTGGTCGCTGCTCGCGGTCGCGTCGTTCGTCGCGCTCAACGTTCTCGGCGCCCACGCCTCCGGTCGGACCGAGGACGTGCTCGTCGGCCTCAAGGTACTCATCCTCCTCGTCTTCGGTCTCGGTGGCACGTACTACGCGTTCTCGAACGGCGAACTCAGTTCGGGACTCTCGTCGCTTGGAGGGGGGCCGATCATCGCGGCCGCGATCGCGTTCGTCGCGTTCGAGGGGTGGGAGCTCCTCATGTTCGACCAAGACAGCATCGCCGAACCCAAGCGGACGGTTCGGAAGGCCATCTACCTCTCGATCGCCATCGCGACCGGTCTCTACGTGCTCGTCGCGATTCCGACGACGAACCTTCTCACACCGGCCGCGATCCAGCAGCACTCCGAAACCGCGCTGGCCATCGCCGCCGAGCCGTTCCTGGGACGGATCGGGTTCGTACTGATCTCCGTCGCGGCGCTGTTTTCGACCGGCAGCGCGCTCAACGCGACGTTGTTCAGCGCGTCACGGCTGTCCAAGCAGATGATCGCCGAGAACCTGCTCCCGCAGCAACTCGAACGCGACGACGGGGACGAACCGGTTCGTGCGCTTTTGCTCTTAGGTGTGCTGACGGGAGGGCTCGTGACGGTCGGCAGCCTCAATGCCATCAGTTCGTTCGCCTCGCTCTCGTTCATCACCATCTTCGGTGCCATCAGCGCGCTCGCCCTGCGGGAGCGGTCGGGATGGCGGACGGCAGTCGTCCCCGCGATCGGCTCCGTCGGAGCGGTGGGGACGACCGTCGCGTTGCTCTGGCATCTCTACGACACGGAGCCCGGCGTCTTCGTAACCGTTCTCGTGTTGGTGGTCGCCGTCGCGGGCGTCGAACTCCTCTACTTCGAGCGCCAGCCGCTCGAAGAGTGGGTCGAAGCCGCCGAAGGGTGA
- a CDS encoding archaea-specific SMC-related protein, with amino-acid sequence MTWTLSLENIAGIRRAEAVIEPGVNAVRASNWQGKSSFLAGIETVFGTETSLTEGQDTGRVALRTEDDEFVVELARRSGSVSRTGTPYLSDDYDLICAELFAFLGDDNAIRRAVRDGENLEELLTRPLDFENIDERIADIRVERDQVETERQRAADAASRLPQLQQRVTKLEATLEELRVDRSELEDETADTDDARREELSSLRAERERVETRIQRLETTVERVRERLTETEAELDALTVPSTEEFEEELETTHEKLRDVERKRELLQSVFEANKRVLDEGEIALLTEVSHEVLSDRAACWLCGQATTRDEMETQLDALDARISELRADASASRERVEELETKRDEARTAARRERDLEDRLTDLRSQRAEDEETLENARQRRDELVSRIESFTTEIETTDDRVTDLESEIKYTEAELADAREELETAETRAAQREVLAEEYDELTQEIRDLRTRKETVKRRTREAFSSSLAEVLERFETGFETARLTSTFDLVVARDGREARLDALSEGERELLGIVAALAGHEAFEVAERVPVLLLDGLGGLAGDNLDLLVEYLTDRAEYLVLTAYPEHGDFDGHELSPSDWDVVSHRADAEAAS; translated from the coding sequence ATGACGTGGACGCTCTCTCTGGAGAACATCGCCGGGATTCGACGTGCCGAGGCCGTCATCGAGCCGGGAGTCAACGCGGTGCGGGCAAGTAACTGGCAGGGAAAGTCGAGCTTCCTCGCCGGCATCGAAACCGTCTTTGGCACAGAGACATCCCTCACCGAGGGACAGGACACCGGGCGTGTCGCCCTGAGGACCGAAGACGACGAGTTCGTCGTCGAGCTCGCGCGACGCAGTGGCTCCGTATCACGGACCGGAACGCCCTACCTGAGTGACGACTACGATCTGATCTGTGCGGAGTTGTTCGCGTTCCTCGGCGACGACAACGCGATCCGGCGAGCGGTCCGCGACGGGGAGAACCTCGAAGAGCTGTTGACCCGCCCGCTCGACTTCGAGAACATCGACGAACGGATCGCCGACATCCGCGTCGAGCGGGATCAGGTCGAAACCGAGCGGCAGCGGGCAGCGGACGCCGCGTCGAGACTCCCACAGCTCCAACAGCGGGTGACGAAGCTCGAAGCCACGCTCGAAGAACTGCGCGTCGACCGCTCCGAACTCGAGGACGAGACGGCAGATACGGACGACGCACGCCGGGAAGAGCTGAGCAGTCTCCGGGCCGAGCGTGAGCGGGTCGAGACCCGCATCCAGCGGCTCGAAACGACTGTCGAGCGCGTCAGAGAGCGCCTTACCGAGACGGAGGCGGAACTGGACGCTCTGACCGTCCCATCGACAGAGGAGTTCGAGGAGGAACTCGAGACGACCCACGAGAAGCTCCGGGACGTCGAGCGCAAACGGGAACTCCTGCAGTCGGTGTTCGAGGCGAACAAACGCGTACTCGACGAAGGGGAGATCGCGCTTCTCACCGAGGTCTCACACGAGGTGCTCTCCGACAGAGCAGCGTGTTGGCTCTGCGGGCAGGCGACGACACGCGACGAGATGGAGACACAGCTCGACGCCCTCGATGCTCGAATCTCTGAGCTCCGAGCGGATGCATCGGCGTCCCGCGAGCGCGTCGAGGAACTCGAAACGAAGCGCGACGAGGCCCGCACAGCCGCCCGCCGAGAACGGGATCTCGAGGACCGTCTCACCGACCTCCGATCTCAACGTGCCGAAGACGAGGAGACGCTCGAGAACGCGCGACAGCGTCGAGACGAGCTGGTGTCACGGATCGAATCGTTCACCACGGAGATCGAGACGACCGACGACCGTGTCACGGATCTCGAGAGCGAGATCAAGTACACGGAGGCCGAGTTGGCCGACGCCCGTGAGGAGTTAGAGACCGCCGAAACGCGGGCGGCACAGCGCGAGGTACTCGCCGAGGAGTACGACGAGTTGACGCAGGAGATCAGGGATCTCCGAACGCGCAAAGAGACGGTCAAACGCCGGACCAGGGAGGCGTTTTCGTCGTCGCTCGCGGAGGTACTCGAACGGTTCGAGACCGGCTTCGAGACCGCCAGACTCACCAGCACGTTCGACCTAGTCGTCGCGCGAGACGGACGCGAGGCACGGCTCGACGCGCTCAGCGAAGGCGAGCGTGAACTCCTGGGAATCGTCGCTGCGCTCGCCGGTCACGAGGCGTTCGAGGTGGCCGAGCGCGTGCCGGTCCTGTTGCTCGACGGACTCGGCGGACTCGCCGGTGACAACCTCGATCTGCTCGTGGAGTACCTGACAGACCGAGCCGAATACCTCGTCCTCACCGCGTATCCCGAACACGGCGACTTCGACGGACACGAACTGTCGCCGTCGGACTGGGACGTCGTGTCACACCGCGCGGACGCCGAAGCGGCGTCGTAG
- the rdfA gene encoding rod-determining factor RdfA — protein MGCKVDTLTERHGLTVAASEYDSVDDFLVARWTGRNGRSAEGYKTLTEWFNKRLLKRIYEAHGRDTMSAHLDREYELITGESTLQRDELGADLATDGLDIDDLGRELVSWSTMRHHLKGCLDAEKDATPATTDWETNTVQLARERTAEKTRSVLSSLSSKERLPNAERAEVQVQVKLTCPDCSVRVPFEEAVDRGYVCETHLETDSETSSKERWRTTLSGLATPYGVLEAVQTVLLQESLLLEAFLVPGL, from the coding sequence ATGGGATGTAAAGTCGACACGCTCACCGAACGTCACGGACTCACGGTGGCTGCGTCCGAATACGACTCTGTCGACGACTTCCTGGTCGCTCGGTGGACCGGTCGGAACGGACGTTCCGCGGAGGGCTACAAAACCCTCACCGAGTGGTTCAATAAACGACTCCTCAAACGGATCTACGAGGCACACGGCCGTGACACGATGAGTGCTCATCTCGATCGGGAGTACGAACTGATCACGGGGGAGTCGACGCTCCAGCGGGACGAACTCGGGGCGGACCTCGCGACGGATGGACTCGACATCGACGACCTCGGTCGCGAACTCGTGTCGTGGAGTACGATGCGTCACCACCTGAAAGGGTGTCTCGACGCGGAGAAGGACGCGACCCCGGCGACGACGGATTGGGAGACGAACACGGTACAGCTCGCCCGTGAACGGACGGCTGAGAAAACCCGGTCCGTGCTGTCCTCGCTCTCGTCGAAGGAGCGCTTGCCGAACGCGGAGCGGGCGGAAGTACAGGTGCAGGTCAAACTGACGTGCCCCGACTGCTCCGTCCGGGTGCCGTTCGAGGAGGCCGTCGACCGGGGGTACGTCTGCGAGACTCACCTCGAGACCGACTCCGAAACGTCGTCCAAAGAACGCTGGCGGACGACGCTCTCCGGACTCGCGACGCCGTACGGTGTTCTCGAGGCCGTACAAACCGTCCTGCTCCAGGAATCGTTGCTGCTGGAGGCGTTCCTCGTCCCTGGGCTCTGA
- a CDS encoding cation transporting ATPase C-terminal domain-containing protein: MILCDLDAFASRSTTQWPGALGWTSNRPLVLSVLTGLVVLAVLLFVDPLASLLGHAPPPLVGAALAVAAAPAVLVVDLLHKSLLARRRE, from the coding sequence TTGATTCTGTGTGATCTCGACGCGTTCGCCTCCCGCAGCACGACGCAGTGGCCGGGCGCGCTCGGCTGGACGTCCAACAGACCGCTCGTCCTATCGGTCCTGACGGGGCTCGTCGTCCTCGCGGTGCTCCTGTTCGTCGACCCGCTCGCGTCGCTCCTCGGCCACGCCCCACCGCCGCTGGTCGGCGCCGCCCTCGCCGTCGCGGCGGCACCGGCCGTCCTCGTGGTGGATCTCCTGCACAAATCGCTCCTGGCCCGACGGCGGGAGTGA
- a CDS encoding transposase: MEVKRTIPVKLSVPEDREDDLHQTIEQFNHACNYTIQNGRNDGYLILNKSTIHDKVYHDLRDETDLPANLCVRAYSKAVEAMKSTVADWKKGNSRPLPRFNKPSAVYDKRTLTIKDRSATLSTINGRVAVDYVLGDYQKSYVDDDDYEKRMGTLHYREDEEAFYLHIVIKKEVQERDGDKVLGVDLNLKNVAVTSTGSFYDGGELLWGQNHYFRVRRSLQHKGTRSAKQVLRRLSGRETRFVLNRLHTISRRIVEEAHAQDCSYIAVEELTHIRERMDNRNDQVKRQMHNWAFRELQEMLAYKAAEYGIRVEQIPPAFTSQTCSKCGHQSSTNRNSDGWFECNECGYELDGDYNAAKNIAKKLLTLPAGKRPAELGDGHLALKSGMLNGNGDYTAYSNSEADRESTDKPTTSVVGR; the protein is encoded by the coding sequence ATGGAGGTCAAACGAACCATTCCAGTCAAACTCTCGGTTCCAGAAGACCGCGAAGACGACCTCCATCAGACCATTGAACAGTTCAACCACGCCTGCAACTACACCATCCAGAACGGTAGGAACGACGGCTACCTCATCCTCAACAAGTCCACCATACACGACAAAGTGTACCACGACCTGCGAGACGAGACAGACCTTCCCGCAAACCTCTGTGTTCGTGCGTACTCCAAAGCCGTCGAAGCGATGAAGTCCACCGTTGCAGACTGGAAGAAGGGAAACAGCCGCCCACTCCCTCGGTTCAACAAACCGTCTGCGGTGTACGACAAACGGACACTGACCATCAAGGATAGGTCGGCCACTCTCTCTACCATCAACGGAAGGGTCGCCGTGGACTACGTTCTCGGAGACTACCAGAAGTCATACGTCGATGATGACGACTACGAGAAACGGATGGGGACGCTCCATTACCGCGAGGATGAAGAAGCGTTCTACCTCCACATCGTGATCAAGAAAGAAGTGCAAGAACGTGACGGTGACAAGGTACTGGGCGTGGATTTGAATTTGAAGAACGTCGCCGTTACCTCAACAGGGTCGTTCTACGATGGTGGCGAACTGTTGTGGGGTCAGAACCACTACTTCCGCGTGCGTCGAAGCCTTCAGCACAAAGGCACTCGCTCCGCCAAGCAGGTACTCCGGCGACTGTCGGGGCGAGAAACCCGCTTCGTGCTGAATCGCCTGCACACGATTTCTCGACGCATTGTGGAGGAAGCCCACGCCCAGGACTGTTCGTATATCGCCGTCGAAGAACTGACGCACATCCGCGAGCGGATGGATAACAGGAACGACCAAGTGAAGCGTCAGATGCACAACTGGGCGTTCCGTGAACTCCAAGAGATGCTCGCGTACAAAGCCGCCGAGTACGGCATCCGTGTTGAGCAGATTCCGCCTGCGTTTACGAGCCAGACCTGCTCAAAGTGCGGGCATCAGTCCAGCACGAACCGTAACTCGGATGGTTGGTTTGAGTGCAACGAGTGCGGGTACGAACTCGACGGCGACTACAACGCGGCGAAGAACATCGCCAAGAAGTTGCTAACTTTACCAGCGGGCAAACGTCCCGCTGAGTTGGGCGACGGTCATCTCGCCCTCAAGTCCGGGATGCTGAACGGGAATGGCGATTACACCGCCTACTCCAATTCGGAGGCAGACCGGGAGTCCACGGACAAGCCCACGACTTCAGTCGTGGGTCGATGA
- a CDS encoding thiolase domain-containing protein — translation MREVYVVGAGQSDFGAFPDESYRSLFATAFEAALDSVDGELDRTAIDEAFIGTLGVGGRQLGLSGPSVTEYVGLHGTSCTRVENACAAGGAALRQAVGSIRAGMADVALAGGVEIMTDMSGDRTRYWLGVSGETEWERMAGTTFAGVYAQMADAHMAEHGTTREQLSRVAVKNHANGAKNPHAHLRFECSLDDAVNGTAVAAPLNLYDCCPTSDGASAVLLASRAVAEGLTDDPVQVTGSGQASGRVGLFQRPSLTSVPATKAAARQAYDDAGVGPADIDFAEVHDCFSIAELIAYEDLGFCETGEAGAYVESGATDPDGERPVNLSGGLKSKGHPIGATGTGQTVEVFKQLRGEAGDRQVAGLERGLTHNVGGSGGAVAVHVYEGGWA, via the coding sequence ATGCGAGAGGTGTACGTCGTCGGCGCGGGGCAGTCCGACTTCGGCGCGTTCCCCGACGAGTCGTATCGATCGCTCTTCGCGACGGCCTTCGAGGCGGCGCTCGACAGCGTCGACGGAGAGTTGGACCGGACCGCGATCGACGAGGCGTTCATCGGGACGCTCGGCGTCGGCGGCCGACAGTTGGGGTTGAGCGGGCCGAGCGTCACCGAGTACGTCGGTCTGCACGGCACGTCGTGTACGCGCGTCGAGAACGCCTGTGCGGCCGGGGGGGCCGCGCTCCGGCAGGCCGTCGGGTCGATCCGCGCGGGGATGGCCGACGTCGCGCTGGCCGGTGGGGTCGAGATCATGACGGACATGAGCGGCGACCGCACCCGCTACTGGCTCGGAGTCTCGGGGGAGACGGAGTGGGAGCGGATGGCCGGGACGACGTTCGCGGGCGTCTACGCGCAGATGGCGGACGCCCACATGGCCGAGCACGGGACGACCCGCGAACAGCTCTCGCGGGTCGCGGTGAAGAACCACGCCAACGGGGCGAAGAACCCCCACGCGCACCTCCGGTTCGAGTGCTCGCTGGACGACGCGGTCAACGGGACCGCGGTCGCGGCGCCGTTGAACCTCTACGACTGCTGTCCCACCTCCGACGGGGCGAGCGCCGTCCTCCTCGCCAGTCGCGCGGTCGCCGAGGGACTGACCGACGACCCCGTCCAGGTCACGGGGAGCGGGCAGGCGAGCGGTCGCGTGGGGCTCTTCCAGCGACCCTCGCTGACGAGCGTACCGGCGACGAAGGCGGCGGCCCGACAGGCGTACGACGACGCCGGCGTCGGTCCCGCCGACATCGACTTCGCGGAGGTCCACGACTGCTTCTCGATCGCGGAACTGATCGCGTACGAGGATCTGGGCTTCTGTGAGACCGGCGAGGCCGGCGCATACGTCGAGTCCGGGGCGACCGATCCCGACGGGGAACGGCCGGTGAACCTCTCCGGCGGGCTCAAGTCGAAGGGCCACCCGATCGGCGCGACGGGCACCGGACAGACCGTCGAGGTGTTCAAACAGCTCCGCGGCGAGGCGGGGGACAGACAGGTCGCGGGGCTCGAACGGGGGCTCACACACAACGTCGGCGGGTCGGGCGGCGCCGTCGCTGTCCACGTCTACGAGGGGGGATGGGCGTGA
- a CDS encoding Zn-ribbon domain-containing OB-fold protein, translated as MGAYLSVPTWWRTLDGRYRLVLGECAACGGYTFPAEGACVECNAVGTLEPVEPSGEGEIVARTVIEGGAPPEFSRLVDAEGAIGVVVVELDEGARVPGMLTDCDPHAVGRGHRVEAVVRRIYEQEGIVRYGAKFRPIEG; from the coding sequence ATGGGTGCGTACCTGAGCGTCCCGACCTGGTGGCGCACCCTCGACGGACGGTATCGGCTCGTCCTCGGCGAGTGTGCGGCGTGCGGCGGCTACACGTTCCCGGCGGAGGGTGCGTGCGTCGAGTGCAACGCGGTCGGCACGCTCGAACCGGTCGAGCCGTCGGGCGAGGGCGAGATCGTCGCCCGCACGGTCATCGAGGGGGGCGCGCCACCGGAGTTTTCCCGCCTCGTCGACGCCGAGGGAGCGATCGGCGTCGTGGTGGTGGAACTCGACGAAGGCGCGCGTGTCCCGGGCATGCTGACCGATTGTGACCCTCACGCGGTCGGCCGTGGCCACCGGGTCGAGGCGGTCGTCCGGCGGATCTACGAACAGGAGGGCATCGTCCGGTACGGCGCGAAGTTCCGCCCGATCGAAGGGTGA
- a CDS encoding isocitrate lyase/PEP mutase family protein: MHYGRALRARLAADEILVTPDVHDPLSARVVESTGLYDAVKLTGSGSAISRAGLPDAGLVTMTEMVDHAKHTQEAVDIPVIADADNGYGNATNVVRTVREYVKSGVAGIHIEDQTFPKRNGDVKGVEVIPFEEAVGKVEAAVDARDERDPDFVIIARTDVRRTAGGTIDDAIERATAFAEAGADVVFVKVPESRAEAERVGREVDARLLYPCSGTAMRLEPHELEAMGWDIVLYGRLVMTATVLAIRETIERFHDEGVSVLLENEAAFAESFDSVHQLAGMSEIADIERRYLPAAALEKYDGTTGHDVE, from the coding sequence ATGCACTACGGTCGAGCGCTTCGTGCGCGCCTTGCGGCCGACGAGATCCTGGTCACGCCCGACGTCCACGACCCGCTGAGCGCGCGGGTAGTCGAGTCGACGGGGCTGTACGACGCGGTCAAACTCACCGGGTCGGGATCGGCGATCTCCAGGGCGGGCCTCCCGGACGCGGGTCTCGTCACGATGACCGAGATGGTCGACCACGCGAAACACACCCAGGAAGCGGTCGACATCCCCGTCATCGCCGACGCCGACAACGGCTACGGCAACGCGACGAACGTCGTCCGGACGGTCCGCGAGTACGTCAAGTCGGGGGTCGCGGGGATCCACATCGAGGACCAGACGTTCCCCAAACGCAACGGCGACGTGAAAGGCGTCGAGGTGATCCCCTTCGAGGAGGCCGTCGGCAAGGTCGAAGCCGCCGTCGACGCCCGCGACGAGCGGGACCCCGACTTCGTGATCATCGCCCGAACCGACGTCCGGCGAACAGCAGGGGGAACGATCGACGACGCCATCGAGCGCGCCACCGCGTTCGCCGAGGCGGGTGCCGACGTCGTCTTCGTCAAGGTGCCCGAGAGCCGCGCGGAGGCCGAGCGCGTCGGGCGAGAGGTCGACGCGCGACTGTTGTATCCGTGTTCGGGAACCGCGATGCGGCTCGAACCGCACGAACTCGAAGCGATGGGGTGGGACATCGTCCTCTACGGCCGCCTCGTGATGACGGCGACGGTGCTGGCCATCCGCGAGACGATCGAACGGTTCCACGACGAGGGCGTGAGCGTCCTGCTCGAAAACGAGGCGGCGTTCGCCGAGTCGTTCGACAGCGTCCACCAGCTCGCCGGGATGTCCGAGATCGCCGACATCGAGCGGCGGTACCTCCCCGCGGCGGCTCTGGAAAAGTACGACGGCACGACCGGCCACGACGTCGAGTGA
- a CDS encoding 2-methylaconitate cis-trans isomerase PrpF family protein, protein METQRDSEQQGRVDGLLMRGGTSKGLFVRKSDLPIGPDHESFEDFLLELYGSPDPLQVDGIGGSHSHTSKIMMVSTSDRDDADVEYTFGGVGVENPVIEWGGNCGNLTAAVGGFAILENLVEATDPVTTVRLYNTNADALIEQEVPVADGEPAVYGDYSIDGVPGTGARVDSHFLDPAGGVLDSLLPTGNAVDRITVDGEALDVSIVDVTNVVAFVRASDIGLTGTELPAELESDPEIMDRLERIRGEVCVELGLVDEPGEALYDYPIFPHIAFVSEPQSYDCSIDKRVDASEIDITARVISMQSPHHAYAMTSGLCLGATARLPGTIPNEVVRNPDEEWTTLGHPKGTMSVGAAVTGEADDPTVERVSIGRTCRPIMWGSVYYRYLDELRALKSTEE, encoded by the coding sequence ATGGAAACACAGCGAGACAGCGAGCAACAGGGCCGAGTCGACGGGCTGTTGATGCGGGGCGGGACCAGCAAGGGGCTGTTCGTGCGGAAGTCGGATCTGCCGATCGGCCCGGATCACGAATCGTTCGAGGATTTCCTCTTGGAACTGTACGGCTCGCCCGATCCCTTGCAGGTCGACGGCATCGGCGGATCGCATTCGCACACGAGCAAGATCATGATGGTCTCGACGTCCGACCGCGACGACGCGGACGTCGAGTACACGTTCGGCGGCGTCGGCGTCGAGAACCCCGTCATCGAGTGGGGCGGCAACTGCGGGAACCTCACCGCCGCGGTCGGCGGCTTCGCGATCCTCGAGAACCTCGTCGAGGCGACCGACCCGGTGACGACGGTGCGGCTGTACAACACGAACGCCGACGCGCTGATCGAACAGGAGGTGCCCGTCGCCGACGGCGAACCCGCGGTCTACGGCGACTACTCGATCGACGGCGTTCCGGGCACCGGCGCGCGGGTGGACTCGCACTTCCTCGACCCGGCCGGCGGCGTCCTCGACTCGCTGCTTCCGACCGGCAACGCCGTCGATCGGATCACGGTCGACGGCGAGGCGCTGGACGTGTCGATCGTCGACGTGACGAACGTCGTGGCGTTCGTGCGCGCGTCGGATATCGGGCTCACCGGGACCGAACTCCCCGCCGAACTGGAGAGCGACCCCGAGATCATGGACCGCTTAGAGCGCATCCGCGGCGAGGTGTGCGTCGAACTCGGCCTCGTCGACGAGCCGGGCGAGGCGCTGTACGACTACCCCATCTTCCCGCACATCGCGTTCGTCTCCGAACCGCAGTCGTACGACTGTTCGATCGACAAACGGGTCGACGCGAGCGAGATCGACATCACGGCGCGAGTCATCAGCATGCAGAGCCCCCACCACGCGTACGCGATGACGAGCGGGCTCTGTCTCGGTGCGACGGCACGACTCCCTGGGACGATCCCGAACGAGGTCGTCCGCAACCCCGACGAGGAGTGGACGACGCTCGGCCACCCCAAAGGGACCATGTCCGTTGGCGCGGCCGTGACAGGCGAGGCTGACGACCCGACGGTCGAACGGGTGTCGATCGGGCGCACGTGCCGCCCGATCATGTGGGGTTCCGTCTACTACCGCTACCTCGACGAACTCCGCGCGCTGAAGTCGACGGAAGAGTGA